The following are encoded in a window of Balaenoptera ricei isolate mBalRic1 chromosome 1, mBalRic1.hap2, whole genome shotgun sequence genomic DNA:
- the SZT2 gene encoding KICSTOR complex protein SZT2 isoform X3: MASERPEPEVEEAGQVFLLMKKDYRISRNVRLAWFLNHLHQTVQATPQELLLQSEQELEVLSVLPPGWQPDEPVVPRPFLLVPSTRVTFLAWQYRFVIELDLSPSTGIVDDSTGEILFDEVFHALSRCLGGLLRPFRVPGSCIDFQPEIYVTIQAYSSIIGLQSHQVLVQGCLLDPSQREVFLQQVYEQLCLFEDKVATMLQQQYDSQSQAEDQSPDSGEPPGRKVGVSMVTADLGLVSMIRQGILALQLLPSNSSAGIIVITDGVTSVPDVAVCETLLNQLRSGTVACSFVQVGGVYSYDCSFGHVPNVELMKFIAMATFGSYLSTCPEPEPGNLGLTVYHRAFLLYSFLRSGEALNPEYYCGSQHRLFNEHLVSASSNPALALRRKKHTEKEVPADLVSTVSVRLREGYSVREVTLAKGGSQLEVKLVLLWKHNMRIEYVAVAPWPLEPEGPRGTRVEVTMEGGYDILHDVSCALRQPIRSLYRTHVIRRFWNTLQSINQTDQMLAHLQSFSSVPEHFTLPDSTKSGVPLFYIPPGSTTPVLSLQHSGSDSSHAQFAAYWKPVLSMDANSWQRWLHMHRLVLILEHDTPIPKHLHTPGSNGRYSTVQCRISHSSLTSLLRDWSSFVLVEGYSYVKLLSSAPDQPPSSFYMIRIISKAPCMVLRLGFPIGTPAQARHKIVSDLQEEILRLRFPHRVQSKEPTPKVKRKGLGGAGGANSPSKSPPMLGPQQALSDRPCLVVLHKPLDKLLIRYEKLPLDYRAPFLLTLEPPGPLPLVSGRSASSSLASLSRYLYHQRWLWSIPSGLAPALPLSAIAQLLSILTEVRLSEGFHFACSGEGIINMVLELPIQNEPPGQAAVEERHTCVVQYILFPPHSTSTKDSFSTDDDNDVEVEALEGDSELNLVTEVWVEPQYGRVGPGPESWRHLQDLAYSEIPRALCQSKEWSPLPPEPRVSDGLDQGGDACVHEIPFHFDLMGLLPQCQQIQMFFLLLSREPEGVPLAEGPCPANDMVLCLLHSCLGQELSDRELPLPAADQAAFLREVLRRSCHSPRPEGPPLGDCGILKDQAGGSAQASGDSVLPTRSLGPSETLGPVNSAQPPQWRCYARLVTPQHVFLTFLPATFSDVQHLAACGLEGPSQEETKSKFEDCSGAPSLKDLGGTGVRATKSQVPILSVTPASDSAQNPGELSPPFHRDLPAYTGRQASQTEGADGPRTRCPVYIYSCSLEALREQMVGVQPPQAPRDLVFRTQLLDQPALSSAWMEPRHKEAATHCALLQEHAQRCYVRGLFRSLQQAQSVTLQDMLIAVDACEELLQEVDITPFLLALCGHTRGLPHAPPSPGPLSPGPFSSSVEEGPEPRERAVLASESSIETEDLSEPEFQSTRVPGHPDPGLEISLTDVCQLRGEAHDALHSLIQEKFLEISGLYFRTVPSNPHYFFYCPPSSRREDEGPRDTGDRKVSDLEFSEAELMGEEGDTSACCVVTESDPELEVEYLESREPDLGPAGLDSASLSDADTVNPDEDSFSILGGDSPTGPESLAHDLPPLFLHLTCSVRLRGQHSSVPVCSLPTCLGQVLSSLEGPPIGGRVLLRDLSVTLDVFVLTLPLEVELPPTSDPQHHRSTSESSTSFPRSPGQPSDDGLGPPLPPPGEDRHPGLSNLATPHRLAIETTMSEIRWLLEDEMVGALRRGGLPQSPALHRAAAHIHSSLGRSTCLRQTLPLSFVFGPERSLTQFKEEFRRLHLPGHVLLEDADSGFFFVAVGQEPGGSRGEPPSAAWAWHSQEDRAEGVEGEALTASPQAPGSPEDSEGPLLISLPSLPQRGSQPGPSRGLSLMSSQGSVDSDHLGYDGGSSGSDSEGPSETPGEKAPFTLRTPPGPAPPQPSLAGLPGPCLPDFWLIVRVLQDRVEVYAHARSLIREDGGPGTECRHLQQLLVRRVGEICREVNQRLLLQDLHDSHVCNSLLVAESEEDLWRSETPFHSRQRVPLPSDDYAADESCGPRGYLAATMQFVPGHFSCDVVWGTVIRVHSRLKMGPSMGVSRAIQALRSVLNAFSVVNRKNMFVYQERATKAVYYLRLLETSCSERPWDGDALPPSLALSRSQEPIYSEEASGPRSPLDMASSRGSDAARPVGQVDRHIQLLVHGVGQAGPEITDELVRVLRRRLDEATLDVITVMLVRNCKLTPADVEFIQPPGSLPSEVLHLALPPSCRPWLPALAWYLRQNLLIFLHSPKYTDSNSRNHFQHPLPPQGGLPDLDIYLYNKPGGQGTGGKGVACITLAFVDKEGAPISLASWPPSSPGPPDPLQEEEFEQLTQVTRCPVVPDNSSAPNGAPRLRLDVWEKGNISIVQLEEKLRAAARQSLADAIMELRLLPASLCTEDTSPGSLKSGSLETKSPAGRASIFPPGPGPRPGEPVTPPSKAGRRSFWDMLSKTECGDLGSPKTTDDIVLDRPEDTRGRRRHKTESVRTPGGTERAAGPESGAQRQRRRTTQLEEGEAGTLQPVFALVAQRWMEFMVQMGCASVSRSSTHMVSRFLLPSVLSEFTTLVTSMAGDTSVRIFEQHLASEPEIFSPCSLGQLGPTPRPAAERHLLLLGRNFSQWRRPTQQAAKAVQRFEPGGDGSLGRNAPRQRFLLLEVMDKKLQLLTYNWAPDLGAALGRALVRLVQWQNARAHLIFCLLSQKLGLFHHYGQLDFPVRDAKVPAAQEPNPFLLPTMEAETLIRSASPPLSREQGRLSGSSRGGGPLALDTFPFDEALRDITAARPSSSLGPVPRPPDPVTYHGQQFLEIKMAERRELERQMKMENLFVTWQQRSAPASMPISAGELETLKQSSRLVHYCATALLFDPAAWLHGPPETSGPLEGQRRHRPESGSGSREASASCDSSDGPPPGAREEPWLKELSLAFLQQYVQYLQSMGFVLVPLRPPSPARSTSRLRAMAILGTEGRGSFSCPKAKTEGSPKSTGSPVTTYHLQRALPGGIILMELAFQGCYFCVKQFALECSRIPMGQAVNSQLSMLFTEECDKVRDLMHVHSFSYDFHLRLVHQHVLGAHLVLRHGYHLTTFLRHFLAHHPDGPHFGRNHIYQGTLELPTPLIAAHQLYNYVADHASSYHMKPLRMARPGGPEHNEYALVSAWHSSGSYLDSEGLRHQDDFDVSLLVCHCAAPFEEQGEAERHVLRLQFFVVLTSQRELFPRLTADMRRFRKPPRLPPEPEAPGSSAGSPGEASGVGLAPGPAPLFPPLAAEVGVARARLAQLVRLAGGHCRRDTLWKRLFLLEPPGPDRLRLGGRLALAELEELLEAVHAKSIGDIDPQLDCFLSMTVSWYQSLIKVLLSRFPQSCRHFQSPDLGTQYLVVLNQKFTDCFVLVFLDSHLGKTSLTVVFREPFPVQPQDSESPPAQLVSTYHHLESVINTACFTLWTRLL, translated from the exons GTGCTGGTCCAGGGCTGCCTTTTGGACCCTTCCCAGCGGGAGGTGTTCCTGCAGCAGGTGTATGAGCAGCTCTGTCTCTTTGAGGATAAGGTGGCCACCATGCTGCAGCAGCAGTATGATTCCCAGAGCCAG GCAGAGGACCAGTCTCCAGACTCAGGGGAGCCCCCAGGTCGGAAAGTGGGAGTCTCCATGGTGACAGCTGATCTTGGACTGGTCAGTATGATTCGTCAGGGCATCTTGGCACTGCAGTTGCTGCCGTCAAACTCCAGTGCAG GTATCATTGTGATCACAGATGGGGTTACCAGTGTCCCTGATGTTGCTGTCTGTGAGACGTTGCTGAACCAGCTTCGCAGTGGCACTGTGGCTTGTTCCTTTGTGCAG GTAGGAGGAGTTTATTCTTATGACTGTAGTTTTGGCCATGTGCCCAACGTGGAACTGATGAAGTTCATCGCGATGGCAACATTTGGCTCCTACCTGTCCACTTGTCCTGAGCCCGAGCCAGGCAACCTGGGTCTGACTGTCTACCACCGGGCGTTTCTCCTCTACTCCTTCCTGCGCAGTGGGGAAGCCCTGAACCCTGAATATTACTGTG GCTCTCAGCACCGCCTGTTTAATGAGCACCTGGTCTCCGCAAGCAGCAACCCTGCCTTGGCCCTGCGCCGGAAAAAGCACACTGAGAAGGAGGTGCCGGCTGACTTGGTCAGCACCGTGTCTGTGCGGCTTCGAGAGGGCTACAGTGTCCGAGAGGTCACACTGGCCAAAG GAGGGTCCCAGCTGGAGGTGAAGCTGGTGTTGCTGTGGAAACACAACATGCGCATCGAGTATGTGGCTGTGGCACCCTGGCCCCTGGAGCCTGAGGGCCCTCGAGGCACCCGGGTGGAAGTGACAATGGAAGGTGGCTATGACATCCTGCATGATGTGTCCTGTGCGCTAAGGCAACCCATTCGCTCGCTGTATCGGACCCACGTTATCCGGCGGTTCTGGAACACGCTGCAGAG CATTAATCAGACGGACCAGATGCTAGCCCACCTTCAGTCCTTCTCCTCAGTCCCGGAACATTTCACGCTTCCCGACAGCACCAAGAGCGGAGTGCCTCTCTTCTACATCCCGCCTGGCTCCACCACCCCG GTGCTCTCCCTTCAGCACAGTGGTTCCGACTCCTCGCACGCCCAGTTCGCTGCCTACTGGAAGCCAGTGCTGTCCATGGACGCTAACTCTTGGCAGCGTTGGCTGCACATGCATCGCCTGGTGCTAATCCTGGAACATGACAC GCCAATCCCCAAGCACCTGCACACCCCGGGCAGCAATGGCCGCTACAGCACCGTCCAGTGCAGGATCTCACACTCCTCGCTGACCTCCCTGCTCCGTGACTGGAGCAGCTTCGTGCTAGTCGAGGGCTATTCCTATGTGAAGCTGCTCTCCAG TGCCCCAGACcagcccccctcctccttctACATGATCCGCATCATTTCCAAGGCCCCGTGCATGGTGCTCCGCCTGGGTTTCCCCATCGGCACGCCAGCACAGGCTCGGCACAAG ATCGTGTCAGACTTGCAGGAAGAAATCCTGCGCCTACGTTTCCCCCACCGGGTGCAAAGCAAGGAGCCAACACCCAAGGTGAAACGAAAAGGGCTGGGGGGCGCCGGTGGGGCCAACTCTCCCTCCAAGTCCCCCCCCAtgctggggccacagcaggcCCTGTCTGATCGGCCCTGCCTTGTGGTCCTGCATAAGCCACTGGACAAGCTGCTCATCAG GTATGAGAAGCTACCGCTGGACTACCGGGCACCCTTCTTGCTGACACTGGAGCCACCAGGGCCACTGCCCCTGGTGTCGGGCCGCTCAGCCTCTTCTAGCCTAGCGTCGCTATCCCGCTACCTCTACCATCAGCGCTGGCTCTGGAGCATCCCATCAGGACTGGCCCCCGCACTGCCGCTCAGCGCCATCGCCCAGctcctctccatcctcactgA AGTCCGGCTCTCGGAAGGGTTCCACTTTGCCTGCAGCGGGGAAGGAATCATCAACATGGTCCTGGAGCTTCCAATTCAG AACGAGCCCCCGGGGCAGGCTGCAGTCGAAGAGAGGCACACGTGCGTCGTCCAGTACATCCTCTTCCCCCCGCACTCTACCTCCACCAAGGACAG CTTCTCAACAGATGATGACAACGATGTGGAGGTGGAGGCCCTGGAGGGAGACTCGGAGCTCAACCTGGTCACCGAGGTGTGGGTGGAGCCACAGTATGGACGAGTGGGACCTGGCCCTGAGAGCTGGAGGCACCTCCAGGACTTGGCATACTCTGAGATCCCTCGAGCT CTGTGCCAGAGCAAGGAGTGGAGTCCCCTGCCCCCAGAGCCGAGGGTCTCTGACG gatTGGACCAGGGAGGAGACGCCTGTGTCCATGAGATCCCTTTCCATTTTGACCTAATGGGACTGTTGCCGCAGTGCCAGCAGATCCAGatgttcttccttctgctttccaGAG AGCCAGAGGGCGTCCCTCTCGCCGAGGGGCCCTGTCCCGCCAACGACATGGTGCTGTGCCTGCTGCACAGCTGCCTGGGGCAGGAGCTGAGTGACCGGGAGCTCCCGCTGCCCGCCGCCGACCAGGCCGCCTTCCTGCGCGAGGTGCTGCGGAGGAGCTGCCACAGTCCAC GTCCAGAGGGGCCACCATTGGGGGACTGCGGGATCCTGAAGGATCAAGCAGGCGGCAGCGCCCAGGCCAGCGGAGACTCAGTTCTTCCCACCCGG AGTCTAGGCCCTTCTGAAACTCTCGGGCCTGTCAATTCTGCCCAGCCCCCTCAGTGGCGCTGCTATGCAAGGCTTGTGACCCCCCAGCATGTGTTTCTGACTTTCCTCCCTGCGACCTTCTCAG atGTCCAGCATCTGGCTGCCTGTGGCCTGGAGGGACCCTCTCAAGAGGAGACAAAGTCTAAGTTCGAGGACTGCAGTGGGGCTCCCAGCCTGAAAGATCTGGGAGGAACTGGGGTCAGGGCAACAAAGTCCCAGGTCCCCATCCTCAGTGTCACCCCAGCCAGCG ACAGTGCCCAGAATCCAGGAGAGCTGAGCCCACCCTTCCATCGGGACTTACCAGCTTACACTGGGCGCCAGGCTTCACAGACAGAGGGTGCAGATGGGCCCCGGACCCGGTGTCCTGTCTACATCTATAGCTGTTCCCTGGAAGCGCTGAGGGAGCAGATGGTGGGTGTGCAGCCCCCTCAGGCGCCCCGAGACCTCGTCTTCCG GACTCAGCTCCTCGACCAGCCTGCCCTCTCCTCAGCCTGGATGGAGCCCAGGCACAAGGAGGCAGCTACCCACTGTGCCTTGCTGCAGGAGCATGCACAGCGATGCTACGTCCGTG GGCTGTTCCGGAGCTTGCAGCAAGCACAGAGCGTGACCTTGCAGGACATGCTGATAGCAGTGGACGCCTGTGAGGAGCTACTACAGGAAGTAGACATCACCCCTTTTCTGCTCGCACTGTGTGGCCACACTCGGGGTTTGCCTCATGCACCCCCAAGCCCTGGTCCTCTCAGCCCTGGGCCCTTCAGCAGCAGTGTGGAGGAGGGCCCCGAGCCTCGGGAACGAGCTGTCTTGGCTTCTGAGTCCAG CATAGAGACCGAGGACCTAAGCGAGCCTGAGTTTCAGAGCACCCGTGTCCCTGGCCATCCAGACCCTGGCCTGGAGATATCTCTGACAGACGTCTGCCAGCTCAGAGGAGAGGCACACGATGCCCTGCATAGCCTCATCCAG GAGAAGTTCCTGGAGATCAGCGGTCTGTACTTCCGCACAGTGCCCTCCAATCCCCACTACTTCTTCTATTGCCCTCCATCCAGCAGGCGTGAG GATGAGGGCCCCCGGGACACAGGAGACAGAAAAGTCAGTGACTTGGAGTTTTCAGAGGCTGAGCTCATGGGAGAAGAAG GAGACACATCTGCCTGCTGTGTCGTCACCGAGAGTGACCCAGAGCTGGAGGTGGAATACCTCGAGAGCCGTGAACCAGACCTGGGGCCTGCTGGGCTGGACTCCGCCTCATTGTCAGACGCAGATACCGTGAACCCCGATGAAGACTCCTTCAGCATCCTGGGGGGCGACTCACCCACGGGGCCCGAGAGCCTGGCACATGACCTGCCACCACTCTTCCTGCACCTCACATGCTCCGTGCGGCTACGCGGCCAGCACAGCTCAGTACCCGTGTGcagcctgcccacctgcctgg gcCAGGTGCTTTCTAGTCTGGAAGGCCCCCCCATTGGAGGCCGAGTTCTTCTGCGGGACCTCAGTGTCACTCTGGACGTCTTTGTGCTGACCTTGCCCCTGGAAGTGGAGCTTCCCCCGACCTCAGACCCTCAGCACCACCG GTCAACATCTGAGAGCAGTACGTCCTTCCCACGATCCCCAGGGCAACCATCCGATGATGGCCTGGGGCCCCCACTGCCACCTCCAGGAGAAGACAG GCACCCAGGACTATCTAATTTGGCCACACCCCACAGACTGGCTATTGAGACCACCATGAGTGAG ATCCGCTGGTTGCTGGAGGATGAGATGGTGGGGGCACTCCGAAGAGGGGGCCTCCCCCAGAGCCCTGCCCTGCACCGTGCAGCTGCCCACATCCATAGCTCTCTTGGACGCTCCACCTGCCTTCGCCAAACTCTGCCACTGAGCTTTGTGTTCGGGCCAGAGCGTTCCCTCACACAATTCAAGGAG GAGTTCCGCCGCCTCCACCTCCCTGGGCATGTTCTTCTTGAGGACGCTGACAGTGGCTTCTTCTTTGTGGCAGTTGGCCAAGAGCCAGGTGGGTCTCGTGGGGAGCCCCCTTCGGCGGCCTGGGCTTGGCACAGCCAGGAGGACAGGGCGGAAGGCGTTGAAGGGGAG GCCCTGACAGCCAGCCCCCAAGCCCCTGGCTCCCCAGAGGATTCTGAGGGCCCCCTGCTCATCAGTCTGCCCAGCCTGCCCCAGCGAG gGAGCCAGCCTGGGCCCAGCCGGGGACTCAGCCTCATGTCCAGTCAGGGCAGTGTGGACTCAGACCACCTAG GTTACGACGGTGGCAGCAGTGGCTCAGACAGTGAGGGTCCCAGTGAGACCCCAGGTGAGAAGGCCCCCTTCACGCTGCGGACCCCGCCCGGCCCAGCACCTCCACAGCCTTCGCTCGCGGGCCTCCCTGGGCCCTGCCTGCCTGACTTCTGGCTCATCGTCCGGGTGCTGCAGGACCGTGTGGAAGTGTATGCACACGCACG GAGCCTGATTCGGGAGGATGGGGGGCCAGGCACTGAGTGTCGCCACCTGCAGCAGCTCCTGGTGAGGCGAGTTGGGGAGATCTGCAGGGAGGTCAACCAG CGGCTGCTTCTTCAGGACCTTCATGACAGTCACGTGTGTAACTCTCTTCTGGTGGCTGAGAGTGAAGAAGATCTATGGCGCAGCGAGACCCCCTTCCACTCCCGTCAGCGGGTACCACTGCCCAGTGATG ATTACGCTGCTGATGAGAGCTGTGGACCCCGAGGGTACCTAGCAGCCACCATGCAGTTTGTCCCTGGCCATTTCTCCTGTGACGTTGTGTGGGGAACCGTGATTCGAGTCCACTCACGCCTCAAAATGGGGCCCAGCATGGGGGTCTCTCGGG CCATCCAGGCCCTGCGCTCTGTGCTCAATGCCTTCTCCGTGGTGAACCGGAAGAATATGTTTGTTTATCAGGAGCGAGCAACGAAGGCTGTGTACTATCTGCG GCTCCTGGAGACGTCCTGCAGTGAGCGGCCATGGGACGGCGATGCCCTGCCCCCGTCCCTAGCTCTGTCCCGAAGCCAGGAGCCCATCTACTCTGAGGAAGCCTCG GGTCCTCGTTCTCCCCTGGACATGGCCTCCAGCCGAGGTTCAGATGCTGCTCGTCCTGTGGGCCAAGTGGACAGACATATCCAGCTGCTGGTGCATGGCGTAGGGCAGGCAG GTCCCGAGATCACAGATGAGCTGGTGCGGGTTCTGCGTCGGCGCCTGGATGAGGCCACCCTGGACGTCATCACGGTCATGCTCGTTCGGAACTGCAAGCTGACGCCGGCTGACGTGGAg TTCATCCAGCCCCCTGGAAGTCTGCCCTCGGAGGTGCTGCATCTGGCGCTGCCGCCCTCCTGCAGGCCCTGGCTTCCTGCCCTGGCCTGGTACCTGCGGCAGAATCTGCTCATCTTCCTGCACTCCCCCAAGTACACAGACAGCAACAGCCGGAACCACTTCCAG CATCCACTCCCACCACAGGGTGGCCTCCCCGACTTGGACATCTACTTGTACAACAAGCCTGGAGGACAAGGCACTGGGGGCAAAG GGGTCGCCTGCATCACTCTAGCTTTTGTGGATAAGGAGGGAGCCCCCATCTCACTGGCATCATGGCCCCCCTCTTCTCCGGGGCCCCCAGACCCACTGCAGGAGGAGGAATTTGAGCAGCTGACTCAAGTCACTCGCTGCCCAGTCGTGCCGGATAATTCTTCAG CTCCGAACGGGGCCCCACGGCTTCGACTGGATGTGTGGGAAAAGGGGAACATCAGTATCGTGCAGCTGGAGGAGAAGCTCCGAGCAGCAGCTCGCCAGTCCCTGGCTGATGCCATCATGGAGCTCCGGCTGCTGCCAGCTTCACTATGTACAGAGGACACGTCCCCAG GAAGTCTCAAGAGCGGGTCATTGGAAACCAAGAGCCCTGCAGGCCGAGCTAGCATCTTtccccctggccctggccctcgcCCTGGCGAGCCTGTGACACCCCCAAGCAAAGCTGGCCGACGTAGCTTCTGGGATATGCTG AGTAAAACAGAATGTGGGGACTTGGGTTCCCCCAAAACAACTGATGACATTGTCCTGGATCGGCCAGAAGACACTCGGGGCCGGAGGCGTCACAAAACAGAGAGTGTTCGGACTCCCGGTGGGACTGAGCGGGCAGCAGGCCCAGAGTCTGGAGCCCAGAgacaaag ACGCAGgaccacacagctggaggagggtGAGGCGGGCACCCTGCAGCCTGTGTTTGCTCTTGTCGCTCAGCGCTGGATGGAGTTCATGGTTCAGATGG GATGTGCCTCGGTGTCCAGGAGCTCCACTCACATGGTGTCCCGGTTCCTGCTCCCATCTGTCCTGTCTGAATTCACCACTCTGGTCACCTCAATGGCTGGAGACACCAGTGTCCGCATCTTTGAGCAGCATTT GGCTTCTGAGCCAGAGATCTTCAGTCCTTGTTCCCTTGGACAGCTGGGCCCAACTCCCCGCCCGGCAGCTGAGCGGCATCTGCTGCTTCTGGGGAGGAACTTCTCGCAGTGGAGGAGACCCACCCAGCAGG CTGCCAAAGCCGTGCAGCGCTTCGAGCCAGGAGGCGACGGGAGCTTGGGGCGAAATGCTCCCCGGCAGAGATTCTTGCTGCTGGAGGTCATGGACAAGAAG ctgcagctgctgacctacAACTGGGCTCCAGACCTGGGGGCGGCCCTGGGCCGAGCACTGGTTCGCCTCGTGCAGTGGCAGAACGCACGCGCCCATCTCATCTTCTGCCTCCTCAGCCAGAAGCTTGGGCTCTTCCACCACTACGGCCAGTTGGACTTCCCAGTGCGCGACGCAAAGGTGCCTGCTGCTCAG GAGCCAAACCCATTCCTGCTGCCGACCATGGAAGCAGAGACCCTCATCCGGAGTGCAAGCCCCCCTCTGAGCCGCGAGCAGGGACGGCTGAGTGGGTCCTCTCGGGGTGGGGGCCCCCTTGCCCTGGACACATTCCCCTTCGATGAGGCCCTAAGGGATATCACGGCCGCCCGCCCCAGCTCCTCCCTCGGCCCTGTGCCCAGACCGCCCGATCCTGTCACCTACCATGGACAACAGTTCctggagatcaagatggcagagcgcAGAG AACTGGAGCGCCAGATGAAGATGGAGAACCTGTTTGTAACGTGGCAGCAGCGCTCCGCCCCAGCCAGCATGCCCATCAGT GCCGGGGAGCTGGAGACCCTGAAACAGTCGTCTCGCCTGGTGCATTACTGTGCGACGGCACTGCTCTTCGACCCCGCAGCCTGGCTGCATGGGCCCCCAGAGACCTCTGGGCCCCTGGAGGGGCAG CGGCGCCACCGCCCTGAGTCAGGGTCTGGGAGCCGAGAGGCCTCCGCCAGCTGCGACTCCTCGGATGGGCCTCCACCGGGCGCCCGGGAGGAGCCTTGGCTGAAGGAGCTGAGCTTGGCTTTCCTGCAGCAGTACGTGCAGTatctgcagagcatgggctttgtgCTGGTGCCGCTGCGGCCCCCCTCGCCCGCCCGCAG CACCAGCCGGCTGCGGGCCATGGCTATCCTTGGAACAGAAGGTCGGGGTTCCTTCTCCTGCCCGAAAGCCAAGACTGAAGGGAGCCCCAAG agcactggctctccAGTGACCACGTACCACCTGCAGCGGGCACTGCCCGGGGGCATCATCCTCATGGAGCTGGCTTTCCAG GGCTGTTACTTCTGTGTCAAACAGTTTGCCCTGGAATGTTCCCGAATCCCCATGGGGCAAGCTGTCAACTCTCAG ctgTCCATGCTGTTCACGGAGGAGTGTGACAAGGTGCGGGACCTGATGCATGTGCACTCGTTTAGCTACGACTTCCACCTGCGCCTCGTGCACCAGCACGTGCTGGGCGCCCACCTGGTGCTGCGGCACGGCTACCACCTCACCACCTTCCTGCGACACTTCCTGGCCCACCACCCTGATGGGCCCCACTTCGGCCGCAATCACATTTACCAAG GGACCCTGGAGCTCCCCACTCCGCTCATTGCTGCCCACCAGCTGTACAACTACGTGGCCGACCATGCCAGCTCCTACCACATGAAGCCACTACGGATGGCCCGGCCAGGAGGCCCGGAACATAACGAGTACGCCCTGGTGTCGGCGTGGCACAG CTCTGGCTCCTACCTGGACTCTGAGGGACTTCGTCACCAGGACGACTTCGACGTGTCTCTGCTTGTTTGTCACTGTGCCGCACCCTTTGAGGAGCAAGGAGAGGCCGAACGGCACGTTCTGCG gCTGCAGTTCTTCGTGGTGCTCACCAGCCAACGAGAGCTCTTCCCCAGACTCACTGCTGACATGCGCCGGTTCCGGAAGCCGCCCAGACTGCCCCCTGAGCCAGAGGCTCCTGGGAGCTCAGCCGGTAGCCCTGGGGAGGCCTCAGGGGTTGGTCTGGCCCCTGGACCGgctcccctcttccccccactGGCTGCAGAGGTGGGCGTGGCACGGGCACGGCTGGCTCAGCTGGTACGGCTGGCTGGAGGGCATTGCCGTCGGGACACCCTTTGGAAGCGCCTCTTCTTGTTGGAACCACCAGGACCTGATCGGCTGCGACTAGGGGGGCGCCTGGCCCTGGCTGAGCTGGAGGAGCTCCTAGAAGCAGTCCATGCCAAATCCATTGGCGACATCGACCCCCAGCTG GACTGCTTCCTGTCTATGACGGTCTCCTGGTACCAGAGCCTGATCAAGGTTCTCCTGAGCCGCTTTCCCCAGAGCTGTCGCCATTTCCAGAGCCCAGACTTGGGAACTCAGTACCTG GTTGTGCTGAATCAGAAGTTCACTGACTGTTTTGTGCTAGTGTTTCTGGATTCCCACTTGGGAAAGACG TCTCTGACAGTGGTTTTCCGAGAGCCCTTCCCGGTACAGCCCCAGGACAGCGAGAGCCCCCCTGCCCAGCTGGTCTCTACTTACCACCACCTGGAGTCCGTCATCAACACAGCCTGCTTCACCCTCTGGACCCGCCTCCTCTGA